The genomic window TAGCTGTAGTCTTTTTCTGATAAGGTTTCTTTAAGCTTTTTCCGACTCTGCCGGTATTCTTTTAAGACTGACTGAAAGGATTCTTTTTCTCCTTCCTGGATCAGTAGAGATAGAGACATAGCGTATTCCTGAAAAACTTCTTGTACTGATGAATCTGTATATGGAAAGGGATAGTTTAACATCCACATTCCACTTTGATCCTCTCCTTGCAAACCCAATTCCGCAACTGCCGATTGATAACTTTTATCGGACATTTGAAATTGGTGGAAATGCTCATGAAGCAAGGTGATGATCCATTCGGAAGAAGATTTGCCCGTGTTTTCGGGGGTTCCTACAATTACGACAGGGATATGATCAAATAGAGGGAAAGTTGCCAGAAATCCCGGATTCAATTCCTGAGGTCTCCCATAAATTTCTGTATCCAACATAGGATCATGCCCCAATGATTTAAATTCTGCACTGGGATTGGGATGAAACATCAGGTATTCAACACTATCTGTAATTAGCAGCAAGGCGAAAGGCGTATTTTCCATGCCCTCCCAGATATTTTTAGCAAAACGATCCTTGATTGAAATGGCTTCCTTGATTCGAATTTTGTCTTCTACGGAAGGGCCCTTGGGAAGAGCAGCAGTAGCCTGAACAATAAGTGAATGGCAAAAGAAGAGTAATACGCTAGCAGTGTATATTTTTTTTCGTCTCATTTGTATAAAGCTTTTGATGAATATCCAGTACAAAACTATTGACTGGGAGGGGCTCAATACAAGAGGAGAGAGGAGGTAAAAAGTATGAAAAAAGGCCTATTTAGACCTTTTTTCCATACATCTCAGGACTATTTCAACATCAAATGCAAATCTCCAAACTGATGCCAGTGATAAGCCGAACGAATCGCCTCTTTATAGGCTCTTTCTATATGCTTGAAACCCAGTAAAGCCTGTAGAATATGTAAATGAGAGGCTTTAGGCTCATGAAAGCCACTCAATAATCCATCCGTCACTTTTATGGGGTAACTTTCATGGATATATAAGTCGGTCTTCCCTCTGTAAGGCTCTATGATCCCCGCTTCATTTACAGCACTTTCTATAGCTCTTATGGCGGTTGTTCCGACTGCAATTATTCTTTTTCCCATTCGTTTTGCCTCATTGATACGCAAGGCAGAAAGGGGATTTACCTCCATGTATTCGCTATAGGGTTTTTCTCCTTCTTCCAGGCTGGAGACCCCGCAGTGCAAAAGGATAGGCGCGAATACAATTCCCTTCCTGATTAATCTTTTCATCAATTCTAAACTAAAGGCCCTTCCGGCTGAAGGCATTTCAACACTGCCGGGATGAAAGGAAAATTGAGTCTGATAATAGGAGAGGGGATAGGACTCATTTAGCTGGGTATATTTGATTGGACGTCCATGCTTAGCCAAGTAAGTTTCCAGCTCCTGATCCAGATGGATTTCTGCCTTCCAAAGATCAAGCAAATGTTCTTCTCTATAATGCCGCTCTTGCAATTGGATCCTTCCTCCTGCTGGCAAATCAAAAATCATCCCTTGCTCGCCCTCTTTCCAACGTATACTTTTATCGCCCTGAATTTCTCTAATCTCAACCAGCCATTTTCTCTCCGATAGTCTGGTACTCAGGTGTAATTTTGCAGGAATTCCTCCGGATAGTTTTAGGGGAAGCGCAGCAGGAATAGTTGCTGAGGTATTGACGACCAAAACATCTCCGGGAGATAAATAATGATCAAGCTGATGAAAATGATCATGTAGAAGTTCTCCAGAATCTTTACTGACCAATAATCGAACCTCATCTCTTTTTATGTTTCGCCTTTCCGTAGGCAGGGGACAGGCAAGAGAATCAGGAAGGTCAAATTGAATGATATTATTGACTAAGGTTTTCATAATTCTTTTCTGTTTGTAATTGTGGGGTGTATCTGCCTCCGGGCAAGTCATTTTCTATGAGTTTCAATATTGCGGGCAGGGCAAATTCTTCTGGAGAAGGTCGATCTGAGATATCATCCTGGGGAAAGGCAGCCTGGTGCATATCGGTACGCATATCTCCGGGATCAAAAGCATAGAATCTGTATTGGGGATTTTCCTTCCCAAGTATAGCGCTCATGTGATCCAAGCCGGCTTTACTTGCTCCATATACGCCCCAACTTTCATAGGCCTCGACAGCAGCATCACTACTCAGGTTTATGATTTTCGCAGCCTCTTGTAATTGATCTTTTACTTTCTGTAAAAGAGAAATGGGAGCAATCATATTGGTATGTAGGACGATATGCATTTGCTCAATGGGATGCTCAAAAAGAGGAAGCATTGGACTTGGGCCCAGGGCAGAGGCATTGTTTACCAACAGATCGAGTTTCCAGGATTTATCCATTAGTAATTGGGCCAGCTCTAAAAGGTGAACTTCATCTCTGACATCACCGGATACAGCTATTACTTCAGTATAGGTGGAAAGCTCTGTTTTTACCCTGAATAGTTGGGAAGAATTTCTGGCAGTTATCAGCAACTTCCAGCCTTTGCTGGCGAGGGATTTTGCGAGGGCATATCCAAATCCTTTGGATGCTCCCGTGATTAAGGCAATTTTTTCTGACATGATATTCGTGTTATTATTTGATACAAATATCCTGTGCTGCCCACTCGCGTAAAACGTACCTGTGACTAGAAATCTACCTGTACTTATGTACAGGTAGCAATAAAAAAGTCTAGGACTACAGACTGAGGAGGCCTCGCCTAAGGGCCGTATCTACCGCCTCGGTTCGAGTCTCTGCCTGTAATTTTGAAAGAATAGAGGAGAGGTGAAATTTGATCGTCCGCTCTGTGATATACAGATGTTCTGCGATCTGTTTGTTCGTATGTCCCTTGCGGACCAATTGCAAAACTTCCAGTTCCCTGCTAGTTAGGGGTGAAGAGGGATACTGAAATTGGATAGCTTTTTCCTGCTTTTTCTGCTCCTTATGAAGTCCTTGACGGATCAGTGCTATTTGTTCGGCGATCTCTTCCAGCAATTCAAGAGAAGCATTGATTCTTTCTGATTCTGGAAGTTCGGATTTAAACTTCAGCAAATTTGATGAGAGTTCATCTAATCTGGGTGTCAGAACGCGCCCCAGAATTTCGCGGATCGAATGATTGTTTTCGGGTAAATGGCTGCTATACAAATCTTGCAGACGAGTCCTTTGAATGGCAATCCCTATGAGTTCACTAATCGTGTTTAACATCGATAGCTGTTCCTCGCTCAATTTTTGGCTTTCCTTACTCAGGAGGTTTAGGATACCAGCTTTTTCTCCCTGTATAAAAATGGGAACGGTCGCATGAAATTTCAGATCACGGGTTTCCGATTTGATGTCTTTGAGGCGAGTACAGGTGATTTCGCTAATATTTTCGGCTTCAGAAACTGTATTGGATAAATATTTTTCAATGCAACTGCACCAGCCGGAAAGCCTCTCTGGATAATTGGAGAGGGCAGGAGGCAAATTATAGGATGCAGCCAGATACACAGATTTATTATCCTTCTGGATCAACCATATCCATCCTGTCTCCAGATTCAGTAAGCTCACCGTTTTATGCAAGGCTTTCCTCAGGGCAGCTTGCAAAGAATACTCCTGGTTCAGATGGCTCGCTATCTCATACAAATGGGAAAAATATTCTTTATCTCTCATAGCTATTCTCGGATTCCCATTAGCAAGCTAGTCTATTTTTCGGATATGGGTAGTTTGCCGTTTTTCTTTTTCCATCCATTTAGCAATATCAATCCTAGCCCTGCTGCCAGAACCATATTTAAGATATAGGCAATCGTAAGGGTTAAGGTATCCGAAGATTCCAGGAAAAATTCTAAGGCGATGTTTGAAGCAGCATTAAAAAAGGCGTGGAGCAAGATGGCCAAAAAGACGCTAGCCTTTGACACAAAATGGATGTAGGTAAAAAGGATACTCAGCGATATGGTATTCAGCATATACAAGCCAATTGTCCATACATTTACCGACAGAAAAGAGGGGATAGCTGCTCCGGGGAAAGTAAAAGAAGCCAGATGCCATACTCCCCAGGCCAAGCCAACATATAGGGTGCTTTTCAGAATGGAATGCTTTTCCAGGAGCTTTGGCAACATAAAGCCTCGCCAACCCAATTCTTCTCCCATAGGCCCAAAAGGCAAGGCAGCCAAAAACCAAAGAGGAATGGAAGTCAGGCCCGCCCATACATCAAGTCCCAGCATTTCTCCCTGATACAATACACTAGCGGCATAAGCCAGACAATAAAGGAGGATGGGTAGAAAAATGACATATAGATAAACCTTCGGCTTTGCCTTAAATCTTAGGAGTTTTCCAAGCAATACCTTTAGCTGCGTTTTGTCGATTATATACTGTACCCAAATAGCCGCGATACTTGGACCATAAGCTCCTATGAAACCAATCAAAGCCATAGGAGTAATAGACTCTTCGGCCAGAATAATCTGGTAACTAATATATAGCGTTGGCCAGGAGATCAAGTAGTTGATCAATAGAAAGGAGGCAATCGGATGCTTTTTAATCAGGGCTTTCATAGGATATCTTTTCCACAAAACATTCGAAATTTTACCGCTAAATCGTCCTCCCCACTTAAATCGAACCTCTTAATGGGGATTTTTTTGTTGGCGGATGAAAGCCGAGGGGGTTACTCCTTTGATCTTTTTGAAGGCTGTATTAAAGGAAGATTTGGATTGGTATCCGCAATCAAAAGCTATTCCCAGGATACTGTAATTCTTATGCCTGGAAGAAAGTAACTGCCTGCAAACTTCTTCAATTCGGTACTGATTTAAAAGATCATAAAAACTCGCATCGAAATAATCTCCCAAAATTTGAGATACCTTATGCTTTTCCAGGGCTAAATCCTTTGACAGGCGATTCAGATTAAATTCCGGATCAACAAAAATCCGCTGGTTCTCAAAGTAATCTTTAATCTTCAGACCGTACTTTTCAATATCCTGCTTGCTGAGGGAAGATTTCGCATACTTTTCTTTTTGGTACAGGAAATCTGGCTGATAAATGATTTTGACACTTATCAGGTAGATAAGAATTGCTGCCCCCAGGTAGAGGTAGTTTTCAAGAAAACTCCATTCCAATAAATAAAACTGACTCATGATCCTCCGAATGAAGAAGAGGACGTTATAAGCGGCAAATATCCCTAGGAGAGATTTGATTAAGGCGAGCAGTTTTTGGTTTGCCCTTTTCCTCTGATCAGCAGCTAATAATTTAACACTCAATCCTATGTAGATCAGGTTATACAGGATCAGAAAGTAATTCAGGAAAGTACCTAAGAAAATGAATGTGTCATCTTGATAGACGTTTTGAACATGGACAAAAATCACCAATCCTTTGATCAAGAAGAAGCATAAGAAATGGCCTAGAATTCCTGGGTTTACAGGCCTGGGGTTTAGAGAAAAGCTAATGTATAAATAGAGTAGGGGGGAAAGCAGGAGGGAATTTCCTGCCCAAACCCATATAAACAGGTCGAGAGAGAGGGGGTGTAAATTATTATCAAAGAGGCAGCCTAAGCCCAGAATAAAAATGAAAAAGGCTAAAAACTTATTGGCCAGAAAGCCGGGCTTTTTAAAATAAACAATAAAGGACAGGATCAGGCCTTGTATACCTCCTAGCGTCAAGATATAATTCAGAAGCATAGACCTAAATTATGATTTTTGGGCCGATTTGTGAAGCGAAACACTTAGCCGTCAGATCATAATTAGCGGGTTTTATTAAGAATAAATTTCCATTGGGGATTTTGAGCAGGCCCATAAAGACAGTAATCCAAAAAAGAATTTCATGCCTTAGGACAAATAAATAGTAGGCATTCATTCATTTCTTAGTTCATTAATTCTCCTCCTTGCATGTTCATTCCCTGGATTTATCTCTACTGATTTCATGAAATGCTTTAAGGCCAGTTCTTCATTCTCTTGGATTAAATATGCCTCTCCCAAGCTATTGTACGGAATGTATGAATTTGAATAATACTTTTTGTTCAACTCCAATAATGCGATTCCTTTTTCAATAGATTCATTCCTTAATAGATACAATCCTACCTGATTTAACAATTTCCCCGGTGGTAAAACTTCACCTCCTAATCGAGTCATTAAGCTCTTGTAATGCTCGTCTATTTCCTTGATCTCTTTACTCTTGATCTCGTTTAAAGGATATTTATACCCTTTAAACAAATATTGAAGGCCTT from Bacteroidia bacterium includes these protein-coding regions:
- a CDS encoding S-adenosylmethionine:tRNA ribosyltransferase-isomerase → MKTLVNNIIQFDLPDSLACPLPTERRNIKRDEVRLLVSKDSGELLHDHFHQLDHYLSPGDVLVVNTSATIPAALPLKLSGGIPAKLHLSTRLSERKWLVEIREIQGDKSIRWKEGEQGMIFDLPAGGRIQLQERHYREEHLLDLWKAEIHLDQELETYLAKHGRPIKYTQLNESYPLSYYQTQFSFHPGSVEMPSAGRAFSLELMKRLIRKGIVFAPILLHCGVSSLEEGEKPYSEYMEVNPLSALRINEAKRMGKRIIAVGTTAIRAIESAVNEAGIIEPYRGKTDLYIHESYPIKVTDGLLSGFHEPKASHLHILQALLGFKHIERAYKEAIRSAYHWHQFGDLHLMLK
- a CDS encoding SDR family oxidoreductase: MSEKIALITGASKGFGYALAKSLASKGWKLLITARNSSQLFRVKTELSTYTEVIAVSGDVRDEVHLLELAQLLMDKSWKLDLLVNNASALGPSPMLPLFEHPIEQMHIVLHTNMIAPISLLQKVKDQLQEAAKIINLSSDAAVEAYESWGVYGASKAGLDHMSAILGKENPQYRFYAFDPGDMRTDMHQAAFPQDDISDRPSPEEFALPAILKLIENDLPGGRYTPQLQTEKNYENLSQ
- a CDS encoding LuxR C-terminal-related transcriptional regulator, encoding MRDKEYFSHLYEIASHLNQEYSLQAALRKALHKTVSLLNLETGWIWLIQKDNKSVYLAASYNLPPALSNYPERLSGWCSCIEKYLSNTVSEAENISEITCTRLKDIKSETRDLKFHATVPIFIQGEKAGILNLLSKESQKLSEEQLSMLNTISELIGIAIQRTRLQDLYSSHLPENNHSIREILGRVLTPRLDELSSNLLKFKSELPESERINASLELLEEIAEQIALIRQGLHKEQKKQEKAIQFQYPSSPLTSRELEVLQLVRKGHTNKQIAEHLYITERTIKFHLSSILSKLQAETRTEAVDTALRRGLLSL
- a CDS encoding type II CAAX endopeptidase family protein, with amino-acid sequence MKALIKKHPIASFLLINYLISWPTLYISYQIILAEESITPMALIGFIGAYGPSIAAIWVQYIIDKTQLKVLLGKLLRFKAKPKVYLYVIFLPILLYCLAYAASVLYQGEMLGLDVWAGLTSIPLWFLAALPFGPMGEELGWRGFMLPKLLEKHSILKSTLYVGLAWGVWHLASFTFPGAAIPSFLSVNVWTIGLYMLNTISLSILFTYIHFVSKASVFLAILLHAFFNAASNIALEFFLESSDTLTLTIAYILNMVLAAGLGLILLNGWKKKNGKLPISEK
- a CDS encoding helix-turn-helix domain-containing protein — protein: MLLNYILTLGGIQGLILSFIVYFKKPGFLANKFLAFFIFILGLGCLFDNNLHPLSLDLFIWVWAGNSLLLSPLLYLYISFSLNPRPVNPGILGHFLCFFLIKGLVIFVHVQNVYQDDTFIFLGTFLNYFLILYNLIYIGLSVKLLAADQRKRANQKLLALIKSLLGIFAAYNVLFFIRRIMSQFYLLEWSFLENYLYLGAAILIYLISVKIIYQPDFLYQKEKYAKSSLSKQDIEKYGLKIKDYFENQRIFVDPEFNLNRLSKDLALEKHKVSQILGDYFDASFYDLLNQYRIEEVCRQLLSSRHKNYSILGIAFDCGYQSKSSFNTAFKKIKGVTPSAFIRQQKNPH